One part of the Mangrovibacillus cuniculi genome encodes these proteins:
- a CDS encoding M42 family metallopeptidase, translating to MTTNNETLTMLKELTDANGVPGNERAAREVMKKWIAPYATEIETDGLGSLIAKKIGEENGPKIMVAGHLDEVGFMVTSITDKGFVRFQTVGGWWSQVMLAQRVTITTRSGEEITGVIGSKPPHILPPEARKKPVDIKDMFVDIGATSKDQVLEWGVRPGDMVTPYFEFTVMKNPDMLLAKAWDNRIGCAIAIDVLKQLKDEKHPNVVYGVGTVQEEVGLRGARTSASQIKPDIAFGVDVGIAGDTPGVTEKEALSKMGDGPQIVLYDASMVSHKGLRDYVTDVADELNIPYQFDAMPGGGTDSGAIHITANGVPSLSITIPTRYIHSNAAMLHKGDYEKAVKLIVEVIKRLDRKAVDTITFD from the coding sequence ATGACGACAAATAACGAAACGTTAACAATGTTAAAAGAGTTAACGGATGCTAATGGTGTTCCAGGTAATGAGCGAGCAGCTCGTGAAGTGATGAAAAAGTGGATTGCTCCATATGCTACTGAAATAGAAACGGATGGATTAGGAAGCCTAATTGCTAAGAAAATTGGAGAGGAAAATGGACCAAAAATCATGGTAGCAGGACACCTTGATGAAGTTGGTTTCATGGTTACTTCTATTACAGATAAAGGATTTGTTCGTTTTCAAACAGTTGGAGGCTGGTGGTCCCAAGTTATGCTAGCACAACGTGTAACTATTACTACTCGCTCTGGTGAGGAGATTACTGGTGTTATAGGATCAAAACCACCTCATATCTTGCCTCCAGAAGCTCGTAAAAAGCCTGTAGATATTAAAGATATGTTTGTAGATATTGGTGCAACTTCTAAGGATCAAGTGTTGGAGTGGGGCGTACGTCCTGGAGACATGGTTACTCCATACTTTGAATTCACAGTGATGAAAAACCCTGACATGCTTCTTGCGAAAGCGTGGGATAACCGCATCGGTTGTGCTATTGCAATTGATGTATTAAAACAATTAAAAGACGAGAAACATCCAAACGTAGTTTACGGCGTTGGAACTGTTCAAGAAGAAGTTGGTTTACGAGGAGCGCGCACATCTGCTTCACAAATTAAGCCAGACATAGCATTTGGAGTAGACGTAGGTATCGCTGGTGATACTCCAGGTGTAACAGAGAAAGAAGCGCTAAGTAAGATGGGGGACGGTCCACAAATCGTTCTTTACGATGCGTCTATGGTATCTCATAAAGGTCTTCGTGATTACGTAACGGATGTAGCGGATGAGCTGAATATCCCTTATCAATTCGATGCAATGCCAGGTGGAGGAACGGACTCTGGTGCGATTCACATTACGGCAAACGGAGTACCTTCTCTTTCTATCACGATCCCAACTCGTTACATTCACTCCAATGCAGCAATGTTGCACAAAGGTGACTACGAGAAGGCAGTTAAGTTGATTGTAGAAGTAATTAAGCGTCTAGATCGCAAAGCGGTTGATACAATTACATTTGATTAA
- a CDS encoding dUTP diphosphatase, whose protein sequence is MTLKNWFEKQRKLDHYIETTQAVTQDSLFTKKQVAFLVELGELANETRCFKFWSKKPASEKSIILEEYIDGFHFLLSLGIELGFENETEWKEEQVDTDLTSLFKGMYQELAVLSPEVNIEKYQHLFSMYISLGSALGFTRAEMEAAYDEKNAINYQRQESGY, encoded by the coding sequence GTGACGCTAAAAAATTGGTTTGAAAAGCAAAGAAAATTAGACCATTACATCGAAACAACTCAAGCTGTTACACAAGATTCTCTTTTTACAAAAAAACAAGTTGCCTTTCTAGTAGAATTAGGTGAACTAGCAAACGAAACAAGGTGTTTTAAATTTTGGAGTAAGAAACCTGCTTCTGAAAAAAGTATTATTTTAGAAGAGTACATAGATGGATTTCACTTTCTTCTTTCACTAGGAATAGAACTTGGTTTCGAAAATGAAACAGAGTGGAAAGAGGAACAAGTAGACACTGACCTGACTTCCCTATTTAAAGGAATGTATCAAGAATTAGCTGTTTTATCACCAGAAGTTAATATAGAAAAGTACCAACACTTATTCAGTATGTACATATCTTTAGGCTCAGCTTTAGGTTTTACTAGAGCGGAAATGGAAGCTGCATACGATGAAAAAAATGCAATAAACTATCAGAGGCAAGAGAGCGGTTATTAG
- a CDS encoding sigma-w pathway protein ysdB, whose translation MILRFILFIAFCYFIYLGIRYFFHPKRKLEAAVESGAFYFYDDEKNVRHNFLMTYKGCLFEGEKYLGTTKNAFDVVSIFIWPHKTEKLKGFTYDDFTFMEAQIKSVYPNAKLDWKKPIQDFLASKNKRWDDLLDSSK comes from the coding sequence ATGATTTTAAGGTTCATACTATTTATCGCTTTTTGCTATTTTATTTATCTTGGAATTCGGTATTTCTTTCATCCCAAAAGAAAGCTTGAAGCAGCTGTCGAATCAGGTGCATTTTACTTTTATGATGATGAAAAAAATGTACGCCATAATTTCTTGATGACGTACAAAGGTTGTTTATTTGAAGGAGAAAAATACCTCGGCACCACTAAAAATGCTTTTGATGTAGTCTCTATTTTCATATGGCCTCATAAAACAGAGAAATTAAAAGGATTTACGTATGATGATTTTACCTTCATGGAAGCGCAAATCAAAAGTGTATATCCTAACGCAAAGCTCGATTGGAAAAAGCCTATTCAAGATTTCCTAGCGTCAAAAAATAAACGTTGGGATGACTTATTGGATTCATCCAAGTAG
- a CDS encoding DUF1294 domain-containing protein — MILLVYIMALSYVGNILMKQDKKKAMNKEWRTSEKTLWTVAILGGAFGMWIAMRVVRHKTNHTSFKLGIPFLTVVWFLIWLWAEQNNLLG; from the coding sequence ATGATTTTATTAGTTTATATCATGGCATTAAGCTATGTTGGAAATATCTTGATGAAACAAGATAAAAAGAAAGCCATGAATAAGGAATGGCGTACTTCTGAAAAGACACTTTGGACGGTAGCAATACTTGGTGGAGCATTTGGTATGTGGATAGCTATGCGAGTAGTTAGACATAAAACAAACCATACCTCCTTCAAATTGGGAATCCCATTTTTGACCGTGGTATGGTTTTTAATTTGGTTATGGGCTGAGCAAAATAACCTACTTGGATGA
- the rplT gene encoding 50S ribosomal protein L20, which produces MPRVKGGTVTRRRRKKVIKLAKGYYGSKHTLFKVANQQVMKSLMYAFRDRRQKKRDFRKLWITRINAAARMNGLSYSRLMHGLKLAGIEVNRKMLAELAVSDEKAFAELANQAKAKLS; this is translated from the coding sequence ATGCCACGCGTAAAAGGCGGTACAGTTACACGCAGACGTCGTAAGAAAGTTATAAAATTAGCAAAAGGTTATTACGGTTCAAAACATACATTATTCAAAGTAGCTAACCAACAGGTTATGAAATCTCTAATGTATGCATTCCGTGACCGTCGTCAAAAGAAACGTGATTTCCGTAAGCTATGGATCACACGTATCAATGCGGCAGCACGTATGAACGGACTATCTTATAGCCGTTTAATGCACGGTTTAAAACTTGCAGGTATCGAAGTTAACCGTAAAATGCTTGCTGAGCTTGCAGTTAGCGATGAGAAAGCATTCGCTGAATTAGCAAACCAAGCAAAAGCAAAACTTTCTTAA
- the rpmI gene encoding 50S ribosomal protein L35 yields MPKMKTHRGSAKRFKKTGSGKLKRSHAYTSHLFANKSTKAKRKLRKAAVVSKGDFKRIRHMLDNIK; encoded by the coding sequence ATGCCAAAAATGAAAACGCATCGCGGTTCTGCGAAACGATTCAAGAAAACGGGTTCTGGTAAATTAAAACGTTCACATGCTTACACAAGTCACTTATTCGCTAACAAGTCTACTAAAGCGAAACGTAAACTTCGTAAAGCAGCTGTAGTTTCTAAAGGCGATTTCAAACGTATTCGCCATATGTTAGACAACATTAAGTAA
- the infC gene encoding translation initiation factor IF-3, producing the protein MFVNDGIRSREVRLIDQNGEQLGVKSKNEALEIAARVNLDLVLVAPNAKPPVARIMDYGKFRFEQQKKEKEARKNQKVINIKEVRLSPTIDEHDFNTKLRNAIKFLEKGDKVKASIRFKGRAITHKEIGQRVLDRFAEECKGVSTIESKPKMDGRSMFLVLAPINEKK; encoded by the coding sequence ATGTTCGTTAACGATGGTATTCGTTCTCGTGAAGTTCGCCTGATTGATCAAAATGGAGAACAGCTTGGTGTCAAGTCAAAGAACGAAGCACTTGAGATTGCTGCTCGTGTTAACTTAGATCTTGTTCTTGTTGCACCGAATGCGAAACCACCAGTAGCACGTATTATGGACTACGGTAAGTTCCGCTTCGAACAACAGAAAAAAGAAAAAGAAGCACGTAAGAATCAAAAGGTCATCAATATCAAAGAAGTACGCTTAAGCCCAACAATTGATGAACATGATTTCAATACGAAACTTCGTAATGCTATCAAGTTCTTAGAAAAAGGCGACAAAGTTAAAGCGTCTATCCGCTTTAAAGGACGCGCGATTACACACAAAGAGATTGGTCAACGTGTACTAGATCGCTTTGCGGAAGAATGCAAGGGCGTGAGTACGATTGAATCCAAACCAAAAATGGATGGTCGTAGCATGTTCTTAGTATTAGCACCTATTAACGAAAAGAAATAA
- a CDS encoding nuclease-related domain-containing protein, with translation MTNFTNPYKKGVIIIIRKKPYALQYLEALSRRVPEDYKLTKELMNELRNRESGYIGEKNMDFYVARLPFQHTYLIDLYLPSLGLTQIDGLLIFEQFILVLESKHISGVVSYNPSTRHLIREYANQVTHFSDPIAQAEFAAVQVQKMLSKVTDKEIVVEHLALLTSKHCVVTSELPENICRVEHLYQKVMSYLVKHKDKLILNESEIKASLLQLNRPFENNLSNAFPIDPQNLRKGIICPLCKKIVKQIPYKIYQCNSCDNSEDNLFLLAIKDYALLIDKQPINLHLRQFLQIPCRSKFRRTLQKYNVPKTGHSHATRVNLTQLLKL, from the coding sequence TTGACAAATTTCACGAATCCATACAAAAAAGGAGTGATCATTATTATTAGAAAAAAACCCTACGCACTTCAATATCTAGAAGCACTGTCTAGAAGAGTTCCAGAAGACTACAAGTTAACAAAGGAGCTAATGAACGAACTAAGGAACAGAGAATCAGGTTATATAGGTGAGAAAAATATGGACTTTTACGTAGCGAGGCTTCCTTTTCAACATACGTACTTAATTGATTTGTATTTACCTTCGCTTGGACTGACACAAATTGATGGGCTGCTGATTTTCGAACAATTTATTCTTGTGCTAGAATCTAAACATATAAGTGGAGTAGTTTCATATAACCCATCTACTCGTCATCTTATCAGAGAATATGCCAACCAAGTGACACACTTTTCAGACCCGATAGCACAAGCTGAATTTGCTGCAGTTCAAGTTCAAAAGATGTTGAGTAAAGTGACGGATAAAGAAATTGTTGTTGAACATTTGGCGTTATTAACTTCTAAACATTGCGTGGTTACAAGTGAGCTTCCAGAGAACATTTGTCGTGTAGAACACTTATATCAGAAAGTCATGAGTTATCTAGTCAAACACAAAGATAAGCTGATATTAAATGAAAGTGAGATAAAAGCAAGTTTACTTCAGTTAAATCGACCTTTTGAAAATAACCTCAGTAATGCCTTTCCCATAGATCCCCAAAACTTACGCAAAGGAATTATTTGTCCCCTGTGCAAAAAGATTGTTAAACAGATCCCATATAAAATTTACCAGTGTAATTCATGTGATAACTCTGAGGATAATCTATTTCTTCTAGCCATAAAAGATTATGCACTGCTTATAGATAAGCAACCAATTAACCTTCATTTACGTCAATTCCTTCAAATTCCATGCAGATCAAAATTTCGACGTACACTCCAAAAATATAATGTCCCTAAAACAGGTCACTCACATGCAACTCGAGTAAATCTCACTCAACTATTAAAATTGTAA
- the thrS gene encoding threonine--tRNA ligase, which yields MAENIQLVFPDGAVKEFPVGTTTEEVAGSISPGLKKKALAGKVDGELFDLRTALSKGGAFEIVTPDHGDALEILRHSSAHLLAQALKRLYGNVNLGVGPVIESGFYYDVDVEEVISAEDFPKIEKEMKKIISENISIERIEVSRDEAAKRFEEMGDPYKIELLEAIPADETVTLYEQGEFVDLCRGVHVPSTGKLKEFKLLSVAGAYWRGNSDNKMLQRIYGTAYFTKDDLKEHLRLLEEAKERDHRKLGKELSLFTNSQKVGQGLPLWLPKGAKIRRVIERYIVDKEEKLGYDHVYTPVLGSVELYKTSGHWDHYQDGMFPAMSMDNEDLVLRPMNCPHHMMIYKNDIHSYRELPIRIAELGMMHRYEMSGALAGLQRVRGMTLNDAHIFVRPDQIKAEFQRVVRLIQEVYKDFGLENYSFRLSYRDPEDTEKYFDDDAMWERAQSMIKEAMDELDLDYFEAEGEAAFYGPKLDVQVRTALGKDETLSTVQLDFLLPERFDLTYVGEDGKQHRPVVIHRGVVSTMERFVAFLIEEYKGALPTWLSPVQVEIIPVSLDVHGDYAERVREQLQAAGLRVEVDVRDEKLGYKIREAQMQKIPYMLVVGDQEVEGNAVNVRKYGEQKSETISFDAFLEQLLAEVKRG from the coding sequence ATGGCAGAAAACATTCAATTAGTATTTCCAGACGGCGCGGTAAAGGAGTTTCCTGTAGGGACAACAACAGAAGAAGTTGCTGGATCTATCAGCCCTGGACTAAAGAAAAAAGCATTAGCTGGTAAAGTAGATGGTGAGTTATTTGATTTACGTACTGCTTTATCAAAGGGCGGAGCATTTGAAATTGTGACACCTGATCATGGAGATGCATTAGAAATTCTTCGTCACAGTTCTGCTCACCTTTTAGCACAGGCACTTAAACGTTTATATGGGAATGTAAACTTAGGAGTAGGGCCTGTAATTGAAAGTGGCTTCTATTATGATGTTGATGTAGAAGAAGTAATTTCTGCAGAAGACTTCCCTAAGATTGAAAAAGAGATGAAGAAGATTATTTCTGAAAATATCTCTATTGAGCGTATTGAAGTATCTCGTGATGAAGCGGCAAAACGCTTTGAAGAAATGGGAGATCCGTACAAAATTGAATTGCTTGAAGCGATTCCAGCAGATGAAACAGTAACACTTTACGAGCAAGGAGAATTCGTTGACCTTTGCCGCGGTGTACACGTCCCATCAACAGGCAAATTAAAAGAGTTCAAACTGTTAAGCGTTGCAGGTGCTTACTGGCGTGGAAACAGTGACAATAAAATGCTTCAACGTATTTACGGAACTGCTTACTTCACTAAAGATGATCTAAAAGAACATCTTCGTTTGTTAGAAGAAGCGAAAGAGCGTGACCACCGTAAATTAGGAAAAGAACTTTCCTTATTTACAAACTCTCAAAAAGTAGGGCAAGGTTTACCGCTTTGGTTACCAAAAGGAGCAAAAATCCGTCGTGTTATCGAGCGCTACATTGTAGACAAAGAAGAAAAACTTGGTTACGACCACGTTTATACTCCAGTTCTAGGTAGCGTTGAGCTATACAAAACAAGTGGTCACTGGGATCACTATCAAGATGGAATGTTCCCAGCAATGTCAATGGACAATGAAGACTTAGTACTTCGTCCAATGAACTGTCCACACCATATGATGATTTATAAAAATGACATTCACAGCTATCGTGAACTTCCAATCCGTATCGCAGAATTGGGAATGATGCACCGTTACGAAATGTCTGGAGCACTTGCTGGATTACAGCGTGTACGTGGAATGACGTTAAATGATGCACATATCTTCGTTCGTCCTGATCAAATCAAAGCAGAGTTCCAACGTGTGGTTCGCTTAATTCAAGAAGTGTACAAAGATTTCGGTTTAGAAAACTACTCCTTCCGTTTATCTTACCGTGATCCAGAAGATACTGAGAAATACTTTGATGACGATGCGATGTGGGAACGCGCGCAATCGATGATCAAAGAAGCGATGGATGAGCTAGATCTTGACTACTTTGAAGCAGAAGGCGAAGCGGCATTCTACGGTCCAAAACTAGACGTGCAAGTTCGTACTGCTTTAGGAAAAGACGAAACTCTATCGACTGTTCAATTAGACTTCTTGTTACCAGAGCGTTTCGACTTAACTTACGTTGGAGAAGATGGAAAGCAGCACCGTCCGGTAGTAATCCACCGAGGTGTTGTATCTACAATGGAACGTTTTGTAGCCTTCTTAATTGAAGAATACAAAGGTGCACTTCCAACTTGGTTATCACCAGTTCAAGTAGAAATCATTCCGGTATCGTTGGATGTTCATGGTGACTATGCAGAGCGTGTTCGTGAACAACTTCAGGCGGCAGGATTACGAGTAGAAGTTGACGTGCGTGATGAAAAATTAGGATACAAAATCCGTGAGGCGCAAATGCAGAAGATCCCTTACATGCTAGTAGTAGGAGATCAAGAAGTAGAAGGAAACGCAGTAAACGTCCGTAAATACGGAGAACAAAAATCAGAAACAATTTCATTTGATGCATTCCTTGAGCAACTTTTAGCTGAAGTGAAGCGTGGATAA
- a CDS encoding putative sporulation protein YtxC: MDLLLKDVRDVEWFQSKLSIQSIPYQLDSSVLYAKTQMLLSFQHRDLGWDGLTDLLTSFIHERKRLDWVLHIIKDVFLYKDELEIERIFSITDELMTGEREDLLPFIKKKFPKIPEEIITFLWSYEGALSLDSFFSFRGRPFLDSVTQYVEVAIDEYKMEQEYQNYLDWIRRYVADKSSVEETVHVHLTGSPVLYDAKGNYFKESDLQKHIDRRLMSHHPIYVDSQLIAPLLSLSPKRIYFYTDSPNQPIIRTCLAIFEEKLEVLAMESFPFRLDISKANF; the protein is encoded by the coding sequence TTGGATCTATTATTAAAAGACGTTCGTGATGTCGAATGGTTTCAATCGAAGCTCTCAATTCAAAGCATTCCCTACCAATTAGATTCATCCGTGTTATATGCTAAAACACAAATGCTTTTGTCATTTCAACATAGAGATCTTGGCTGGGACGGATTAACGGATTTGTTAACTTCGTTTATCCATGAGCGTAAACGCTTGGATTGGGTTCTTCACATTATTAAAGATGTTTTCCTTTACAAAGATGAATTAGAAATAGAGAGAATTTTTTCTATAACTGATGAATTAATGACTGGTGAAAGAGAAGATTTGCTCCCTTTTATTAAAAAGAAATTCCCAAAAATTCCAGAAGAGATTATTACGTTTCTTTGGTCATACGAGGGCGCTTTATCTCTTGATTCTTTCTTTTCCTTTAGAGGTAGACCTTTTTTAGACTCGGTTACACAATATGTAGAAGTAGCGATTGACGAATATAAAATGGAGCAGGAATATCAAAATTATTTGGATTGGATTAGAAGGTATGTTGCCGATAAATCTTCTGTGGAAGAGACAGTCCATGTGCACTTAACGGGAAGTCCTGTTTTATACGACGCAAAAGGTAATTATTTTAAAGAATCTGATTTACAAAAACACATTGATAGAAGGTTGATGAGTCATCATCCTATCTATGTTGATTCTCAATTAATTGCGCCTTTATTAAGCCTATCGCCTAAAAGAATCTATTTTTACACGGATTCACCTAATCAGCCGATAATTCGAACATGTTTAGCTATTTTCGAGGAAAAATTAGAAGTATTAGCTATGGAGTCTTTTCCTTTTCGTTTAGATATATCAAAAGCAAATTTTTAG
- the dnaI gene encoding primosomal protein DnaI, producing the protein MEPIQRSLQKMMTEDRFQKRLQAMKEELFENEDVRKFLEENQGNVTMTMVNQQMSKLYEYGQASKKCEKCPSLGECINTLPGYAPTAKIRNESIELDYRPCPRQEQAVKSRKLEKLIQSFHMPKDIVQANMADLKMDFAGRYDAIEAAEAFISQYEKGKSVKGLYLFGQFGVGKSYLLGAIANELAERKQASSLMVYAPEFFREMKQSLADKTVDVKMDALKEAEILLLDDIGAESMSSWIRDEILGPILQYRMNEKLPTLFSSNFNFEELLHHLTYSQRGEKEDMKARRIMERIEYLSEPVQVSGPNLRSRK; encoded by the coding sequence ATGGAGCCAATTCAACGTTCCCTACAAAAGATGATGACAGAAGATCGTTTTCAAAAACGTCTTCAGGCAATGAAAGAAGAATTATTCGAGAACGAAGATGTAAGAAAATTTCTAGAGGAAAACCAAGGCAATGTGACGATGACCATGGTGAATCAACAAATGTCTAAGCTTTATGAGTACGGTCAGGCGTCAAAAAAGTGCGAAAAATGTCCTTCATTAGGAGAGTGTATTAACACACTCCCAGGATATGCACCTACTGCTAAAATACGAAATGAATCCATCGAGCTTGATTATCGACCGTGTCCGCGACAAGAACAGGCAGTCAAATCAAGGAAGTTAGAAAAGTTAATTCAAAGTTTTCATATGCCAAAAGATATCGTGCAAGCGAATATGGCTGATTTAAAAATGGATTTTGCAGGACGATATGATGCAATTGAAGCGGCAGAAGCTTTTATTTCACAATACGAAAAAGGTAAATCAGTAAAAGGGCTTTACCTATTTGGTCAATTTGGTGTAGGTAAATCCTATTTATTGGGAGCTATTGCAAATGAACTTGCGGAAAGAAAACAGGCATCATCCCTAATGGTCTATGCACCTGAATTTTTCCGAGAAATGAAACAATCATTAGCGGATAAGACCGTAGATGTAAAAATGGATGCGCTAAAAGAAGCAGAAATTCTCCTGTTAGACGATATTGGAGCAGAATCGATGTCCAGTTGGATTCGCGATGAAATTTTAGGTCCTATATTGCAGTACCGAATGAATGAAAAACTTCCAACGTTGTTCTCTTCTAACTTTAACTTTGAAGAGCTTTTACATCATTTAACCTACTCTCAACGTGGAGAAAAAGAAGATATGAAAGCTAGAAGAATTATGGAGCGTATAGAGTATTTATCGGAACCTGTACAAGTCTCGGGTCCAAATTTACGTTCTCGTAAATAA
- a CDS encoding replication initiation and membrane attachment family protein — protein MIWKDIQPSDTYEVYLSGFLQPEHYRLLTLLYQPLIGSLSAALFHHLSYEPSMNRLRSEPTMHYSLLDILQVPLSELILARNRLEATGLVKVFEKKEDQKRHFLYHLHAPLQAKDFFEEPILSVPLYRKVGQSRFQTLKSLLTDQAPMRKDWQEVTRSYDDVFSIDVSRTILDPVFQQVSSLEKEQRFVTEAQKGSVQLTDQHIDLDLLRSGLKGNLLSDKAITSQVLAHVQKLGFLYGIDTLSMKDEILHSVTEEGAIDLEILSRNVKEWYRFNHKKSEPSMVEKVQKPTNRTVEKEPMTPEEKHIQYLETVSPRELLQAHAGGGTPTPEDLSLIAEVMDSQKLEPGVMNTLIEFVLYRTNMKLNRNFLIKIASHWARKQIKTVPEAMNLAREEQKKYQEWATQKKDTTMKQPRRSKAPIREEKLPEWLKEYNEQKTSPSEHAVISNEELERKKQLEERLKKYKK, from the coding sequence ATGATTTGGAAAGACATTCAGCCTTCTGATACATATGAAGTATATCTATCCGGTTTTCTACAACCAGAACACTATCGATTGCTTACGTTATTATATCAACCTCTAATTGGTTCACTTAGTGCAGCGTTATTTCATCACCTTTCGTATGAACCTTCAATGAATCGATTGCGTAGTGAACCAACGATGCATTATTCCTTATTAGATATTCTGCAAGTCCCGTTAAGTGAATTAATATTGGCAAGAAACCGGTTAGAAGCGACGGGACTTGTGAAAGTATTTGAGAAAAAAGAAGATCAAAAAAGACATTTTCTCTATCATCTTCATGCCCCTTTACAAGCTAAGGATTTTTTTGAAGAACCAATATTGAGCGTACCGTTATATCGGAAAGTAGGACAAAGTAGATTCCAAACGTTAAAATCTCTACTTACGGACCAAGCTCCAATGAGAAAAGATTGGCAAGAGGTTACAAGATCGTATGACGATGTGTTTTCCATTGATGTTTCCAGGACGATATTAGACCCTGTCTTTCAACAAGTATCTTCTTTGGAAAAAGAGCAAAGATTTGTAACAGAAGCACAAAAAGGATCGGTTCAGTTGACGGACCAGCATATAGATCTAGATTTGTTACGATCAGGCCTAAAAGGTAACTTACTTTCGGATAAAGCAATTACATCTCAAGTATTAGCGCATGTGCAGAAGCTTGGCTTTTTATATGGAATAGATACTTTATCCATGAAAGATGAAATTTTACACAGTGTTACAGAAGAAGGGGCCATTGACTTAGAGATTTTATCTAGAAACGTGAAAGAATGGTATCGATTTAATCATAAAAAATCAGAACCATCCATGGTTGAAAAAGTTCAAAAGCCTACTAATCGTACAGTCGAGAAAGAACCAATGACACCTGAAGAAAAGCATATTCAATATTTAGAAACTGTTTCTCCTAGAGAATTATTACAAGCTCATGCAGGAGGAGGAACTCCAACTCCAGAAGATTTATCCTTGATTGCAGAAGTGATGGACTCACAAAAACTAGAACCTGGAGTAATGAATACACTAATTGAATTTGTTTTATATCGAACGAATATGAAATTAAACCGCAACTTTTTAATTAAAATTGCCTCTCACTGGGCTAGAAAACAAATAAAAACAGTTCCAGAAGCGATGAATTTGGCGAGAGAGGAACAAAAGAAATACCAAGAATGGGCAACACAGAAGAAAGACACTACTATGAAGCAACCTAGAAGGTCCAAAGCCCCTATAAGAGAAGAAAAACTTCCAGAGTGGTTAAAAGAGTATAACGAACAAAAAACGAGTCCTTCAGAACATGCAGTGATCTCAAATGAAGAACTAGAACGTAAAAAACAATTAGAAGAAAGATTGAAGAAATATAAGAAATAA
- the nrdR gene encoding transcriptional regulator NrdR, translating into MKCPSCFHNGTKVVDSRSTEEGRVTRRRRECESCSYRFTTFEKVEEAPLIVVKKEGTREEFSREKMLRGLIKACEKRPVPLQELENLVYQVENDLRNRGLSEVKSVEVGELVMDRLAKIDEVAYVRFASVYRQFKDVHVFIEELKELMKKD; encoded by the coding sequence GTGAAGTGTCCTAGTTGCTTTCATAACGGAACAAAAGTAGTTGATTCACGCTCTACAGAAGAAGGACGTGTTACTAGACGACGAAGAGAATGTGAATCTTGTAGCTACCGATTTACAACATTTGAAAAAGTAGAAGAAGCTCCTTTAATTGTTGTGAAAAAAGAGGGAACAAGAGAAGAATTTAGTCGAGAAAAGATGTTGCGTGGATTAATAAAAGCTTGTGAGAAAAGACCGGTACCTCTTCAAGAGCTAGAAAACTTAGTTTACCAGGTAGAAAATGATTTAAGAAATCGAGGTTTATCGGAAGTAAAGTCCGTGGAAGTTGGCGAACTTGTCATGGATCGGTTGGCTAAAATTGATGAAGTTGCGTACGTTCGCTTCGCTTCTGTCTATCGTCAATTTAAAGACGTACACGTATTTATCGAAGAATTAAAAGAACTAATGAAAAAGGACTAA
- the speD gene encoding adenosylmethionine decarboxylase produces METMGRHVISELWGCDFDKLNDVVGIEKTFVDAALKSGAEIREVAFHKFAPQGVSGVVIISESHLTIHSFPEHGYASIDVYTCGDLDPNIAANYIADALGAETRETVEIPRGMGPVQVKANSEAKAL; encoded by the coding sequence ATGGAAACAATGGGTCGTCATGTCATCTCAGAGCTTTGGGGCTGTGATTTTGACAAGTTAAACGATGTTGTAGGAATTGAAAAAACGTTTGTAGATGCCGCTTTAAAGTCTGGTGCTGAAATTCGCGAGGTAGCATTTCATAAATTTGCTCCTCAGGGTGTAAGTGGTGTCGTCATTATTTCTGAATCACACCTTACGATTCACAGCTTCCCAGAACACGGCTATGCAAGCATCGATGTGTATACATGTGGAGATTTAGATCCGAACATTGCAGCGAACTACATTGCTGATGCATTAGGAGCTGAAACACGTGAAACAGTAGAGATTCCACGTGGTATGGGTCCAGTTCAAGTAAAAGCAAATTCAGAAGCTAAAGCTCTTTAA